Proteins from a single region of Campylobacter sputorum:
- a CDS encoding energy transducer TonB family protein, with protein MSSIRLWILGFFISCCIHFFIFWIIFYNKDIILSDSLNAKQGDKFESIMIVSNLPIGELKQTSLNLIKGQKTEEKTEQKEHKNEKNIQKNKKKKEPEKIKSNVLQDSEMKLSKKNNKNQEEKQKQNSNFAKKEIPQNNTNSPVNSSSQDNIATAPIKGSGKNVTTPLPGSSNLKSTQISWQGLIFSRLNKFKRYPNQALIDKQEGVIIVKVTLDENGNVVDKLISNPCKYDILNKEALELFDRASPFPKPPKEFLKNQTVRFEIPIEFNIKKYKKIKS; from the coding sequence ATGAGTAGCATTAGATTATGGATACTTGGTTTTTTTATATCTTGCTGTATCCATTTTTTTATATTTTGGATTATTTTTTATAACAAAGATATTATTTTATCAGATTCTTTAAACGCAAAACAAGGGGATAAATTTGAATCAATAATGATAGTATCAAATTTACCAATAGGTGAACTTAAACAAACTTCGCTAAATTTAATCAAAGGTCAAAAAACAGAAGAAAAAACAGAACAAAAAGAACATAAAAATGAAAAAAATATACAAAAAAACAAGAAGAAAAAAGAGCCAGAAAAGATAAAATCCAATGTTTTGCAAGACTCCGAAATGAAATTATCTAAAAAAAATAATAAAAACCAAGAAGAAAAACAGAAGCAAAATAGTAATTTTGCTAAAAAAGAAATCCCACAAAATAATACTAATTCGCCAGTAAATTCTAGCTCACAAGATAATATAGCAACTGCACCTATAAAAGGTAGTGGCAAAAATGTAACAACGCCACTACCTGGTTCATCAAATTTAAAATCAACACAAATATCTTGGCAAGGGTTGATTTTTTCTAGGTTAAATAAATTTAAACGATATCCAAATCAAGCTCTTATAGACAAGCAAGAAGGCGTTATAATAGTTAAAGTAACATTAGATGAAAATGGCAATGTTGTTGATAAGTTGATTTCAAATCCTTGTAAATATGATATATTAAATAAAGAAGCCTTAGAACTTTTTGATAGAGCTTCACCTTTTCCGAAACCGCCAAAAGAGTTTTTGAAAAATCAGACTGTAAGATTTGAAATACCCATAGAATTTAACATAAAAAAATACAAAAAAATAAAATCTTAA
- a CDS encoding TonB-dependent receptor domain-containing protein: MRLFVKLFSFFVIVNYVYANELKFDTLDVSGTEISSEVKPFVTPGAVSQRGDISDNTQSLDSIVRSMPGSYTNTDQSQGTLQVNLRGLTGLGRVNTTIDGVTQTFFGTAADNGKFHLGQGTLGSSSFGAPIDQNFIVGIDIEKGTFSGGQGGLMGSANFRTIGVDDVVRDGNIFGFYGKYSYGSNKVGPNYMGALASKIELENEANIGFLFGYSGKKISQNYKTGNGDNISELNHKDDDGEIEDISPFDPKSLTQRPKGYLAKIEFSPNSENKAILTYRGYKNDLARRDITNNSYQLNYNYNPYNDFINFDLLLAYNDGKQKYDKDGTIYSNPHLTKDGNLVANNKAFTFDMSNTFLYKIADIDARSKFGLNYLNNEYKNNLEDGGESANWSAEATPFQPRGKGKNTTLYLDNEFKYDIFTLSSNLNLYRWNLNGHKPECYRNPKCFPKGAVDIDKDGTEFNYSLIGSLALHDLFSPFLSYSKSTRPPTPQEMFFADAFGDGVNPFLKPEKAKTWQIGFNSHKDGLFFQDDNFGLKALYYNTKVDDFIYNRSFEDDKANRWTLHLNHYDEVEFKGYEVELNYDMNILYIIASYSHQKSNQPINETYGNDMFGLGKITELPRDYATIDLGTRFFNKKLNIGVIAKYTGKAKRVDRNSSARVDKDDSLSQRKSQELPSIPTVYDLYAIYKPNDKFTFKFEVQNLTDKNYMDALNAYNSAEPELLDKNDNDIYLFPNKARGRTFLASVSYRF, encoded by the coding sequence ATGAGATTATTTGTAAAATTATTTAGCTTTTTTGTTATAGTAAATTATGTTTATGCAAATGAGCTTAAATTTGATACTTTAGATGTTTCTGGAACTGAGATAAGTAGCGAAGTTAAGCCATTTGTTACTCCTGGTGCTGTAAGTCAAAGAGGGGATATTTCAGATAATACTCAAAGTCTTGATTCGATAGTTAGATCAATGCCTGGAAGTTACACAAATACAGACCAAAGTCAAGGAACATTACAAGTAAATTTGCGTGGTTTAACAGGACTTGGTAGAGTTAATACAACTATAGATGGAGTAACTCAGACTTTTTTTGGAACAGCAGCTGATAATGGTAAATTTCATTTAGGACAAGGAACACTAGGCTCTTCTTCTTTTGGAGCTCCGATTGATCAAAATTTTATAGTTGGTATTGATATAGAAAAAGGAACTTTTAGTGGAGGACAAGGCGGACTTATGGGTTCTGCAAATTTTAGAACTATAGGAGTAGATGATGTTGTAAGAGATGGAAATATATTTGGATTTTATGGAAAATATAGTTATGGTTCAAATAAGGTAGGTCCAAATTATATGGGAGCTCTAGCTTCTAAAATAGAGTTAGAAAATGAAGCAAATATTGGATTTTTATTTGGATATAGCGGTAAGAAAATTTCTCAAAACTATAAAACTGGAAACGGGGATAATATAAGCGAATTAAACCATAAAGATGATGATGGAGAGATTGAAGATATAAGTCCTTTTGATCCTAAATCTCTTACGCAGCGTCCAAAAGGTTATCTTGCTAAAATAGAATTTTCTCCTAATAGTGAAAATAAAGCTATTTTAACATATAGGGGATATAAAAATGATCTAGCTAGAAGAGATATAACCAATAACTCTTATCAGTTAAATTATAATTATAATCCTTATAATGATTTTATAAATTTTGATTTATTGCTTGCATATAATGATGGTAAGCAAAAATATGATAAAGATGGCACAATATATTCAAATCCGCATTTAACAAAAGATGGAAATTTAGTTGCAAACAATAAAGCTTTTACTTTTGATATGTCAAACACATTTTTATATAAAATTGCAGATATAGACGCAAGATCTAAATTTGGATTAAACTACTTAAATAATGAGTATAAAAATAATCTAGAAGATGGCGGAGAAAGTGCTAATTGGTCTGCTGAAGCAACACCTTTTCAGCCAAGAGGAAAAGGGAAAAATACAACATTATATTTAGATAATGAGTTTAAATATGATATTTTTACTTTATCATCAAATTTAAATTTATATAGATGGAATTTAAATGGGCATAAACCAGAGTGCTATCGTAATCCAAAATGTTTTCCAAAAGGAGCAGTTGATATAGATAAAGATGGCACTGAGTTTAATTATTCTTTAATCGGCTCACTTGCTTTACACGATCTTTTTAGTCCATTTTTAAGCTATTCTAAATCAACAAGACCCCCAACGCCACAAGAGATGTTTTTTGCTGATGCGTTTGGTGATGGTGTAAATCCTTTTTTAAAACCAGAAAAGGCTAAAACTTGGCAAATAGGATTTAATAGCCATAAGGATGGTTTATTTTTTCAAGATGATAATTTTGGATTAAAAGCCCTTTATTATAATACCAAAGTAGATGACTTTATATACAATAGATCTTTTGAGGATGATAAAGCAAATAGATGGACGCTTCATCTAAATCACTACGATGAAGTAGAATTTAAAGGTTATGAAGTAGAGTTAAATTATGATATGAATATATTATATATAATAGCAAGTTATTCTCATCAAAAATCAAACCAACCAATCAATGAAACATATGGAAATGATATGTTTGGTTTGGGAAAAATAACCGAACTTCCAAGGGATTATGCGACGATTGATTTGGGAACAAGATTTTTTAATAAAAAATTAAATATAGGTGTAATAGCTAAATACACAGGAAAAGCAAAGAGAGTTGATAGAAATAGTAGTGCAAGAGTTGATAAAGATGATTCATTATCCCAGAGAAAGTCCCAAGAGCTTCCAAGCATACCTACGGTTTATGATCTGTATGCTATTTACAAGCCAAATGATAAATTTACATTTAAATTTGAAGTGCAAAACTTAACAGATAAAAATTACATGGATGCTTTAAATGCTTACAATTCAGCTGAGCCAGAACTTTTAGATAAAAATGACAACGATATATATCTATTTCCAAATAAAGCTAGAGGTAGAACATTTTTAGCAAGTGTTTCATATAGGTTTTAG
- a CDS encoding biopolymer transporter ExbD, translating to MLTYEKDKELSEINVTPFIDVMLVLLIIFMVVAPLATASVKVELPSVASKSTSDEKDPTIIYINDKHEIYVGNKLANSENLISFLDQKTNNNKNDIVYFHIDKSVSYEILMRTIENVKNANYSKIALTSGIDKSANE from the coding sequence ATGCTGACATATGAAAAAGATAAAGAGTTAAGTGAGATAAATGTAACCCCGTTTATAGATGTTATGCTTGTTTTATTGATTATTTTTATGGTAGTTGCACCGCTTGCTACTGCGTCTGTTAAGGTTGAGTTGCCAAGTGTTGCAAGTAAATCAACTAGCGATGAAAAAGACCCTACCATTATTTATATAAATGATAAGCATGAAATATATGTTGGAAATAAATTAGCAAATAGTGAAAATTTGATATCTTTTCTTGATCAAAAAACTAATAACAATAAAAATGATATAGTTTATTTTCATATTGATAAAAGTGTATCTTATGAAATTTTGATGAGAACTATAGAAAATGTAAAAAATGCGAATTATTCTAAAATAGCTTTAACATCAGGAATTGATAAATCGGCAAATGAGTAG
- a CDS encoding Dps family protein → MSKVIEQLNQIQADANILYIQFHNYHWNVKGLQFVSIHNYTEEAYEEMSTLFDDAAERAIQLGGKAIVCPKTLMETSKVEPLKSDTFCPKDVVEGMKKSYEYLLKAFKKLREVADEKDDSTTVAFAEDHIAGIEKRIWMLNAMLG, encoded by the coding sequence ATGTCAAAAGTTATCGAGCAATTAAATCAAATACAAGCGGATGCAAATATTCTCTACATACAGTTTCACAATTATCATTGGAATGTAAAAGGATTACAATTTGTATCAATTCACAATTACACAGAAGAAGCTTATGAGGAAATGAGTACACTTTTTGATGATGCAGCTGAAAGAGCTATACAACTTGGAGGAAAAGCCATAGTTTGCCCAAAAACTTTAATGGAAACATCAAAAGTTGAACCTTTAAAATCAGATACTTTCTGCCCAAAAGATGTAGTAGAAGGTATGAAAAAATCTTATGAGTATCTACTAAAAGCATTTAAAAAGCTAAGAGAAGTGGCTGATGAGAAAGATGATTCTACAACAGTAGCATTTGCAGAAGATCACATAGCTGGTATAGAAAAAAGAATTTGGATGCTAAATGCTATGTTAGGGTAA
- a CDS encoding DUF2470 domain-containing protein, with protein sequence MKENFLKYMNEKHSDIIAALYKKYSNVETKVDVKLSNIDENGIFIECQNNVIQIPFEKNIKDPLEYEDAIIKLCPNIKTTKDFSKIEESLIKFIDSKKTVIISSYDDGASVSSYAPFVRENNKIFITISKIAPHFKSISRDKNVSLMFIQDEKDAFSIFARLRATFCTTPKFHYEQDIKDKIFDKFVDLYPDDASISFIRNMSDFCVVEFELLSKGRYVKGFGAAYDLEGLKVIKQAGSTNPHSYKR encoded by the coding sequence ATGAAAGAAAATTTTTTAAAATACATGAATGAAAAACATTCGGATATCATCGCTGCTTTGTATAAAAAATATAGCAATGTTGAAACAAAAGTTGATGTCAAACTATCTAATATAGATGAAAATGGTATTTTTATAGAGTGTCAAAATAATGTTATACAAATTCCATTTGAAAAAAATATTAAAGATCCTTTAGAATACGAAGATGCTATTATTAAACTTTGTCCAAATATAAAAACTACAAAAGATTTTTCTAAAATTGAGGAATCTTTAATAAAATTTATAGATAGTAAAAAAACAGTTATAATTTCTAGTTATGATGATGGGGCTTCGGTAAGTTCTTATGCTCCATTTGTTAGAGAGAATAATAAAATTTTTATTACTATTTCAAAAATAGCGCCACATTTTAAAAGCATTAGTAGAGATAAAAATGTATCTTTAATGTTTATACAAGATGAAAAAGACGCATTTAGTATTTTTGCAAGATTAAGAGCTACTTTTTGCACAACGCCTAAATTTCATTATGAACAAGATATAAAAGATAAAATATTTGATAAATTTGTTGATTTATATCCAGATGATGCATCTATATCTTTTATAAGAAATATGAGTGATTTTTGTGTAGTTGAGTTTGAGCTTTTAAGTAAAGGTAGATATGTTAAGGGATTTGGTGCTGCGTATGATTTAGAGGGATTAAAGGTGATAAAACAAGCGGGTTCCACAAATCCACATAGTTATAAAAGATAA
- a CDS encoding flavodoxin family protein → MRNLVIYASKTGNTKKVAMTIANNLGYELRSVDEIENLNGVNNIIFGFYIDKGDMSDNARRVALMIQNRKIGLFMTLGASANSDHAKECFSKAKDEFIKNGCKIGGEFFCQGAIDPELISWMRANLGDKITPQKEEGWKNAATHPDKEDLKNAVLAFMDFN, encoded by the coding sequence ATGAGAAATTTAGTAATTTATGCATCAAAAACCGGCAACACAAAAAAAGTTGCAATGACCATAGCAAATAACCTTGGTTACGAGTTAAGAAGTGTTGATGAGATTGAAAATTTAAATGGAGTTAATAACATTATCTTTGGATTTTACATAGATAAAGGCGATATGAGTGATAATGCTAGACGTGTGGCTTTAATGATTCAAAACCGAAAAATTGGACTTTTTATGACTTTAGGTGCAAGTGCTAATAGTGATCACGCAAAAGAGTGCTTTTCAAAAGCAAAAGATGAGTTTATCAAAAATGGCTGTAAGATTGGCGGAGAATTTTTTTGTCAAGGTGCGATTGATCCTGAATTGATATCTTGGATGAGAGCAAATTTAGGAGATAAAATTACCCCTCAAAAAGAAGAAGGCTGGAAAAATGCTGCAACTCATCCAGATAAAGAGGATTTAAAAAATGCAGTTCTAGCCTTTATGGATTTTAACTAA
- a CDS encoding ChaN family lipoprotein — MLIRLMSYIGIFILCIFIEGCAKKVEILPSKFNDFKIVSLKNYEEITYDDFTNRLLKYDIVLLGEEHINTYHHIMQSKIIQDLSNNLNLDIALEMFSSSHQDILDEAKHNFENISKSMLKKSLIWDDRWQYSDYKTLIETIFYLLNTNILGANLNKNEISTIYKGAMALMGNLSTKKEIKDKIGDFIKSTHDIQDEDILNKLIKIQQYKDRRMADILVHSKNKIVLIAGRYHVNKLSGVPLHIMDYKSKKNFVSVGLGFENETIKDIKNGEFDFMIFFNDYKESREVK; from the coding sequence ATGTTAATAAGACTAATGTCTTACATTGGTATTTTTATATTATGTATATTTATAGAAGGTTGTGCTAAAAAAGTAGAAATTTTACCAAGTAAGTTTAATGATTTTAAGATTGTTTCATTAAAAAATTACGAAGAAATCACATATGATGATTTTACAAATAGGCTTTTAAAATACGATATTGTTCTTCTTGGTGAAGAGCATATAAATACATATCACCATATAATGCAATCAAAAATCATACAAGATCTTAGTAATAATTTAAATTTAGATATCGCATTAGAAATGTTTAGCTCATCTCATCAAGATATTTTAGATGAAGCTAAACACAATTTTGAAAATATTTCAAAGAGCATGTTAAAAAAATCATTAATATGGGATGATAGGTGGCAATATAGCGATTATAAAACACTTATAGAGACCATATTTTATCTGCTAAATACAAATATTTTGGGCGCAAATTTAAATAAAAATGAAATTTCAACAATATACAAAGGAGCTATGGCGTTAATGGGTAATTTATCAACAAAAAAAGAGATTAAAGATAAAATAGGAGATTTCATAAAATCTACTCATGATATACAAGATGAAGATATTTTAAACAAACTTATCAAAATTCAGCAATATAAAGATAGGAGAATGGCTGATATATTGGTTCATTCAAAAAATAAAATAGTATTAATTGCTGGTAGATATCATGTAAATAAATTAAGTGGAGTTCCTTTGCATATAATGGATTATAAAAGTAAAAAAAATTTCGTAAGCGTAGGTTTGGGTTTTGAAAATGAAACCATCAAAGATATAAAAAATGGTGAATTTGACTTTATGATATTTTTTAATGATTATAAAGAAAGCAGGGAAGTTAAATGA
- a CDS encoding MotA/TolQ/ExbB proton channel family protein, which produces MRIFKIFIILFLIFNISFCDERLVVDVNNSILNSNTIKNNHSSELSIMSLYENAHIVVKVVMYILVFFSVLTWCVFIVKFIAFFCAFRRIKKDERFLKEVQSLDDEIILYKKSYLLLMINEVKDEILKSKVVDKDLKNRIKFRLEIQINKFTSIIKYGISFLASIGAVSPFIGLFGTVWGIMNSFTSIAASDNVSLSVVAPGIAEALFATALGLIAAIPAVLFYNYFTKLSSRFSEKISYLVSDLYIISNREISKKDSHADI; this is translated from the coding sequence ATGAGAATATTTAAAATTTTTATAATACTTTTTTTGATTTTTAACATAAGTTTTTGTGATGAAAGATTAGTTGTTGATGTTAATAATAGTATTTTAAACTCAAATACTATTAAAAATAATCATTCATCAGAATTATCAATAATGTCTTTGTATGAAAATGCTCATATAGTAGTTAAAGTTGTTATGTATATATTAGTATTTTTTTCTGTTTTAACATGGTGTGTATTTATAGTAAAATTTATCGCATTTTTTTGTGCTTTTAGAAGAATTAAAAAAGATGAAAGATTTTTAAAAGAAGTACAAAGCTTGGATGATGAAATAATTTTATATAAAAAAAGCTATCTTTTGTTAATGATAAATGAAGTAAAAGATGAGATTTTAAAAAGCAAAGTTGTAGATAAAGATCTTAAGAATCGTATAAAATTTAGATTAGAAATTCAGATAAATAAATTTACAAGTATTATAAAATATGGCATTTCTTTTCTTGCTAGTATAGGAGCAGTTTCGCCATTTATAGGTCTATTTGGTACAGTTTGGGGAATAATGAATAGCTTTACTTCAATAGCAGCTAGTGATAATGTTAGTTTGAGTGTTGTAGCTCCAGGTATTGCAGAAGCACTTTTTGCAACAGCTCTAGGGCTTATTGCTGCTATACCGGCTGTTTTATTTTATAATTATTTTACAAAGTTATCATCAAGATTTTCAGAAAAAATTTCATACTTAGTTAGCGATTTATATATTATAAGCAATAGAGAAATTTCTAAAAAGGATAGCCATGCTGACATATGA
- a CDS encoding radical SAM protein produces MFNKRIKGHHRGKFGKPIMADEKEFENFLNTQSKDENAILYFHIPFCDNICSFCNLNRSKLDGELEEYTEFLINSIKHYAKFPYIKGKNFKSIYFGGGTPTILKESQLERVLIAINTNFHIDKNAEFSSESTLHNLNLNKLKLMQNFGINRYSIGIQTFSNKGRKLLNRVGDKNSAIKKLSQIKQNFSGLVCTDIIYNYPNQSLEDVIEDAKILKDLEIDSSSFYSLQFHEGSAFLKQNDPNYYHLETDKMLHNAFLEEMLKGDYEVLEYTKINKINRDRYLYIRLSHKGVDILPIGIGAGGRLGNYSIFNMKKDIKMISKTNEVELNFAKFSALFQYDNINLNLIKSYLDDETFEKEFNFFKECESFGYLKIDEGYLKFNIDGIFWGNTIASKAIGIANEYFKNYENKGKI; encoded by the coding sequence ATGTTTAACAAAAGAATAAAAGGTCATCATAGAGGCAAATTTGGAAAACCTATTATGGCTGATGAAAAAGAATTTGAGAATTTTTTAAACACACAATCAAAAGATGAAAATGCGATTTTATACTTTCACATACCTTTTTGTGATAATATCTGTTCATTTTGTAATTTAAATCGTAGCAAACTTGATGGAGAGCTTGAAGAATACACCGAATTTTTGATAAATAGTATAAAACACTATGCCAAGTTTCCTTATATAAAAGGTAAAAATTTTAAAAGCATCTATTTTGGAGGCGGAACTCCAACTATACTTAAAGAATCCCAATTAGAGAGAGTTTTAATAGCTATAAACACAAATTTCCATATTGATAAAAACGCCGAGTTTAGTAGCGAGAGCACTCTTCATAATCTAAACTTAAATAAATTAAAACTAATGCAAAATTTTGGCATAAATCGTTATAGCATTGGCATTCAAACATTTAGCAATAAAGGGCGAAAACTTTTAAACAGGGTTGGAGATAAAAATAGTGCTATAAAAAAGCTAAGTCAGATAAAGCAGAATTTTAGCGGTCTAGTTTGCACTGATATAATTTATAATTATCCAAATCAAAGTCTAGAAGATGTAATAGAAGATGCCAAAATTTTAAAAGATTTAGAAATTGATAGCTCTAGTTTTTACTCGCTTCAATTTCACGAAGGTTCAGCATTTTTAAAACAAAATGATCCAAATTATTACCACCTAGAAACAGATAAAATGCTTCATAATGCATTTTTAGAAGAGATGTTAAAGGGTGATTATGAAGTGCTTGAATATACAAAAATTAATAAAATCAACCGCGATAGATACCTATATATCAGACTTTCACACAAAGGTGTAGATATTTTGCCAATTGGAATTGGAGCTGGTGGAAGACTTGGAAATTATAGTATTTTTAATATGAAAAAAGATATAAAAATGATTTCAAAGACAAATGAAGTTGAACTAAATTTTGCTAAATTTTCGGCACTTTTTCAATATGACAATATAAATTTAAACCTAATAAAAAGTTATTTAGATGATGAAACTTTTGAAAAAGAGTTTAATTTTTTTAAAGAGTGTGAAAGTTTTGGGTATTTAAAAATAGATGAAGGATATTTGAAATTTAATATTGATGGGATATTTTGGGGAAACACAATAGCATCAAAAGCAATAGGAATAGCAAATGAATATTTTAAAAATTATGAAAACAAAGGAAAAATATGA
- the rmuC gene encoding DNA recombination protein RmuC, with amino-acid sequence MSKEEYEIAILCVFGLLILSLVFCVMYFIKFKNMQIRLENEINNAKENIDERMQIIDDLKKNLQKQEILNDELQKNLAVSETNCINLQDKIDENILQNTNLNSKISYLQDKIMELNSENSALNLSIKTKVDEINELKESMKNDKEKLELSFKTQVENMKNFLEQGIKANFENIKNANIKELSEDSKKKFDELIKPLNDNIKEYREKMIQTDTNFKSIFENFQKEALKLGTQADALANALKGDKKMLGNLGELQLEKILDASGLVKGQNYHTQVGYKDENGNQKFLDLVVDFDNDKKAIIDSKFSLVNYSNYCESNDEKEKIIYAKKLANDLRNHINTLDSKEYKDYDINAYPYIFMFIPYDNILRVGLTQDNNLYTYAYEKGIFITTPLTLLMALKTIYICWLNLQSDKKAENILKLAGQIYDKFVLVCEKFQTLDTRLNSLQNSKDEIYKTLSGRGGMSSYIEKLKTHGAKTTKSLPKELYDEAEILE; translated from the coding sequence ATGAGTAAAGAAGAGTATGAAATTGCAATTTTATGTGTATTTGGGCTGTTAATATTGTCGCTAGTTTTTTGTGTAATGTATTTTATCAAATTTAAAAATATGCAAATAAGACTAGAAAATGAGATAAATAATGCCAAAGAAAATATAGATGAAAGAATGCAAATTATAGATGATTTAAAGAAAAATTTGCAAAAACAAGAAATTTTAAATGATGAGTTGCAAAAAAACTTGGCAGTAAGTGAAACAAATTGTATAAATTTGCAAGATAAGATAGATGAGAATATTTTGCAAAATACAAATTTAAATTCAAAAATTTCATATTTGCAAGATAAGATTATGGAATTAAATAGCGAGAATTCAGCTTTAAATTTATCTATAAAAACTAAGGTAGATGAGATAAATGAACTTAAAGAAAGTATGAAAAACGACAAAGAAAAACTAGAGCTTAGCTTTAAAACACAAGTTGAGAATATGAAAAATTTTCTAGAACAAGGCATAAAAGCAAATTTTGAAAATATAAAAAATGCAAATATAAAAGAACTAAGCGAAGATTCTAAAAAGAAATTTGATGAACTTATAAAACCTTTAAATGATAACATTAAAGAGTATCGCGAAAAGATGATTCAAACTGACACGAATTTTAAGAGCATATTTGAAAATTTCCAAAAAGAAGCACTCAAACTTGGTACTCAAGCTGACGCACTTGCAAATGCATTAAAAGGTGATAAAAAAATGCTAGGAAATTTAGGTGAATTGCAGCTTGAAAAAATTTTAGATGCAAGTGGGCTTGTAAAAGGGCAGAATTATCATACTCAAGTTGGATATAAAGATGAAAATGGCAATCAGAAATTTCTTGATTTGGTTGTGGATTTTGATAATGATAAAAAAGCTATAATTGACTCTAAATTTTCGCTTGTAAATTATAGTAATTATTGCGAAAGTAACGATGAAAAAGAAAAAATTATATATGCTAAAAAACTTGCAAATGACCTTAGAAATCACATAAATACGCTTGATAGCAAAGAGTATAAAGATTATGATATCAATGCATATCCATATATTTTTATGTTTATACCTTATGATAATATTTTAAGGGTTGGACTTACCCAAGATAATAATCTTTATACTTATGCATATGAAAAGGGCATTTTTATAACAACGCCACTTACTTTACTAATGGCATTAAAAACAATATATATATGTTGGTTAAATTTACAAAGTGACAAAAAAGCTGAAAATATCTTAAAACTTGCTGGTCAAATTTACGATAAATTTGTGCTTGTATGCGAAAAATTTCAAACTCTAGATACTAGATTAAACTCACTTCAAAATAGTAAAGATGAAATTTATAAAACCCTAAGCGGACGAGGCGGAATGTCAAGTTATATAGAAAAGTTAAAAACTCATGGTGCAAAAACGACAAAAAGCTTACCAAAAGAGCTTTATGATGAAGCTGAAATACTTGAATAG
- a CDS encoding ABC transporter substrate-binding protein produces the protein MKKILVLCLVNFCFAKGIVVLNPACVEIFYMLGSQNYISAIAKTQSSDIWPKEQVDALPSVGTYIKPNLEKIIELDPDLVITSFHSTEILDDLKRFNINYTEIKSERLSDIYKNIETIANLTNKKDEGKKLVSELKQRLNALDLSKIQGKKAIFFYMGTNLMSFGKDTLVGDIFEFMKLDNIATKLSGKTPILTSEYLLEQDPDFILFVGKNIEDLIRQNPVLKHTKAYKNNKVLNIKSSSLLRGTPRIVYEIEKLHEELIK, from the coding sequence GTGAAAAAAATTTTAGTTTTATGTTTAGTAAATTTTTGTTTTGCCAAGGGGATTGTAGTTTTAAATCCAGCTTGTGTTGAGATTTTTTATATGCTAGGAAGTCAAAACTATATATCAGCCATTGCTAAAACCCAAAGTAGCGATATTTGGCCAAAAGAACAAGTTGATGCTTTGCCAAGTGTTGGGACATACATAAAGCCAAATTTAGAAAAAATCATAGAGCTAGATCCTGATCTTGTCATAACTAGTTTTCATTCAACTGAAATACTAGATGATTTAAAGCGATTTAATATAAATTACACTGAAATCAAATCAGAAAGATTAAGCGATATTTATAAAAATATAGAAACAATTGCAAATTTAACCAACAAAAAAGATGAAGGTAAAAAGCTAGTTAGCGAGTTAAAGCAGCGTTTAAATGCTCTTGATTTATCAAAAATTCAAGGTAAAAAGGCGATATTTTTTTATATGGGAACAAATTTAATGTCTTTTGGAAAAGATACACTGGTTGGAGATATTTTTGAGTTTATGAAATTAGATAATATTGCTACAAAATTAAGTGGTAAAACTCCTATATTAACAAGTGAGTATCTGCTAGAACAAGATCCTGATTTTATACTATTTGTCGGTAAAAACATTGAAGATTTAATCAGACAAAACCCAGTTTTAAAACATACAAAAGCTTACAAAAATAACAAAGTTTTAAATATAAAATCATCATCTTTGCTTAGAGGAACTCCTAGAATTGTTTATGAGATAGAAAAACTACATGAAGAATTGATAAAATGA